The genome window GAGTTCGCCCTGCCTGCCGGCGAGGAACCCTTGGCTCAAACCGGGCCGACGCGCGGACAACTCGGGCGCCTGCTGCCGCTGGTGGCGCTGCTCTTCGTCGCTGCATGCACCTCACAGCGGTCCGCGCCACGTCATGCACCGCCCGCCGCCACGGCGAAGCAGCAGCTCGCGCTGCGCCAGGCGGGGCTCAATCCCTCGCCGCCGCAGCAACCCTCCGACCCGCCGCTCCTCGTCGCCACGCAACCGGATCTGCCGCCGGCCGACGCGCCGCTGGCGGCTGTTTCCGTCGCCGTGCCCGCTGCCCTCAACGGCGCGTACCCGGACGGGCGCACGCTGAACCTGCCGGCGGGCTTCCAGGCGAGCGTCTACGCCCTGCCCGGCGGCGGGCCGCGCTTCATGGCGCTCAGCCCCGACGGTCGCGTCTTCGTCGCCTTGATCAGCAGCGGCCAGGTCGTAGAGCTCGCCGACGACGGCGGCGGCGCGGCCACGGCGCAAACCGTGATCGACGGGCTGAACGCCCCGAGCAGTCTCAGCTTCTTCGGCGGCTATCTCTACGTCGGTGAGATCAACGAGATCGTGCGCTATCCCTATACGGACGGGAGCGTCGAGACGAGCCAGAAGCAGGTCGTCGTACCGAACCTGCCCGGCGGCGGCCACTCGACGCTCACGGTCGACTTCGGCCCGGACGGGCTGATGTACGTCGCGGTCGGCTCATCGTGCAACGTCTGCGTCGAGCGGAACCCGCTGCGCGCCGCGATCACCGTTTACCAGCCCGACGGCAGCGCGGGCCGCACCTACGCCTCCGGCCTGCGCAACGCCGTCGGCTTCACCTGGCAACCGGGCACCGGCGATCTGTGGGCGACGGTGAACGGCCGCGACAACATCGGTGACGACATGGGCCTGAGCGGAGCCGCGGCGACACAGGCGACCGACAACCTGCCGCCCGATTACCTGACGCGCATCACGGACGGCGGCAACTACGGCTGGCCGCGCTGCTACGGCGACCACCAGCTCGACCCGAAGTTCGGTGACGCGGCCTTCTGCGCGACCACGCTGGTGCCGAGCGTCGAGATCCAGGCGCACTCGGCGCCGCTCGGGCTGGCGTTCTACAGGGGAACGGCCTTCCCGCAGCCGTACCAGGGCGACCTGTTCGTGGCGTTACACGGCTCGTGGAACCGTTCCGTGCCCACCGGCTACAAGCTCGTGCGCCTGCACTTCGAGAACGGACAACCGGCCGCGGTGATCGATTTTGCGACCGGCTTTCTCACCGGCGGCCAGGCCTGGTTCCGGCCCGTCGGCATCCTGGAACTGCCGGACGGCTCGCTGCTGGTGAGCGACGACCAGGGCGGCGCCATCCTGCGCATCAGCTACGGCCCCTGAACCTGCGGCCGCGTGCGCCGACGAATTTCGCGATTTTCTTCACAGGCGGCTTGACAGCCTCACCAACTATGTGTAAATTGCACATAGATGATTGCTGGGACGCAGCCAGGGAGCCGCGCCGCGGGGCCAACCCACCAGCGCATGCCATCAAGGAGGGCACCCATCGTGGCAACCGCACAGCAGGCTCAGGCCGAGCAGAGCCCGGCGCAGGCGCTGGTCGAGGCCAACGCCGCCGTCTTCAACGCCGTGGTCGAGGCAGGGTACAAGGCGCAGACGCGCACCTTGAACGTGGCGCGGGTCTTCGTCGAGGCGTTCAACCGCCAGCAGCAGAACAGCCGGCGCTACATTGAGCAACTCGCCGCACCGGGCACGCCCTGGTTCTCGCCCGAACGCTTCAACGGCTACCTGAGCATGTTGGTGGAGAACCAGAACGAGGTGATGCGCGTCGGCCGTGAGTGGATCGACGAGCTGAACGCCGCCGCCGCCGAGTCGCGGCAGACGCTGGAGACGCTGGCGCAGCAGGCCGGCAAAGTCCGCGAGGCGCAGCAGGCGCTCTGGGGCGAGGGCTTCGCCGCCCTGCGCAGCTACGCCAGCAACGTCAACCCGGCCGCCGCAGCCGCCTGATTCAATCGCGCGACGAACTCCCGCGAGCCCCGGCCCCGATGGACCGGGGCTTTCGCGCGCTCACCGGCGACGGCACCGACGCGCCACTGCGGAAACCGCAGCGGCCCAACGCTTTCCGCGATGATACGGGCGCGTTATGTTGCAATCAGGCGGAAAAGTGATTAGACTTATACCAATCCTCGGGACGCCATTCACCGTACCGGGTGTGCGCCCGCCCGCCGCCCGCCTCGCGAGGCGTCCCCTCGGCTGCGACCCCGAAGTAGCCACGCGGAGTATGCGAGGGCTGCCCGGCGCAGACCGCGACTGCGCCGGCCCATGCCCTCGTCGAAGAGGGAGGGGCTTATGGAAGGCACGGAACTGCCCGTCGAACCGATCTGCGCCCATCACTGGCAGATCGACCCTCCGGCCGGCAGCAGCAGCCACGCCGTCTGCCGCAAATGCGGCGCGGAACGCGATTTCCGCAACAGCGAAGTCGAGCACCCCTACCGCCT of Dehalococcoidia bacterium contains these proteins:
- a CDS encoding PQQ-dependent sugar dehydrogenase, translating into MLDRDQEFALPAGEEPLAQTGPTRGQLGRLLPLVALLFVAACTSQRSAPRHAPPAATAKQQLALRQAGLNPSPPQQPSDPPLLVATQPDLPPADAPLAAVSVAVPAALNGAYPDGRTLNLPAGFQASVYALPGGGPRFMALSPDGRVFVALISSGQVVELADDGGGAATAQTVIDGLNAPSSLSFFGGYLYVGEINEIVRYPYTDGSVETSQKQVVVPNLPGGGHSTLTVDFGPDGLMYVAVGSSCNVCVERNPLRAAITVYQPDGSAGRTYASGLRNAVGFTWQPGTGDLWATVNGRDNIGDDMGLSGAAATQATDNLPPDYLTRITDGGNYGWPRCYGDHQLDPKFGDAAFCATTLVPSVEIQAHSAPLGLAFYRGTAFPQPYQGDLFVALHGSWNRSVPTGYKLVRLHFENGQPAAVIDFATGFLTGGQAWFRPVGILELPDGSLLVSDDQGGAILRISYGP